The Lutra lutra chromosome 1, mLutLut1.2, whole genome shotgun sequence genomic sequence CAAATTAGCTTCCCAATCTGGTCATGTTTCTCCACGTCCATTGGCATGTCCTAGGTCCTGCTCCCACCTCTGCTGGCCTGGACCAGCACAGGCGCCTCCccctcatctcccctcccctgcctttccccaCACCCCCTGTTTTCTCCTCGAGGCAGCCAGTGGGGTCTGGTGAAAAACAAATCACATTACAACATGGAAAACCCTTGAAGgcatatgttaagtgaaataagccagtcagaaaatGACTGATAAGGTATGATCCCATCTACATGACATCCCTAGGGATGTCAAAtccagagacaggaagtagatggtgggtggctgggggaggggggcagggagttagtgtttaatggggacagagtttcagtttgggatgatgaaaacatTGTAGAGATGGACAGTGGCAATGTCTGTACAACAGTGTAAATGTGCTTAATGCCATAGAACCGTATacttgaataaaattaataaatgtgataataaattttatgttatataagttttactacaataaaaaaaaaagttggtggaGGGCTTAGCTgcctcttgatctcggggttgtgagtttgagccccatgttgtgtgtagagcttactcaaaaataaaagtttttttttttttttaaagttgggggAAGTAAAAACTCTCTAatggttgggacgcctgggtggctcagtcagttaagcatctgcctttggctaagatcatgatcccaggggcctgggatcaagacctgcatctggctccttgctcagtggggagcctgcttctccctctgcctgctgctccccctgcctgtgtgctctctgtctctctcacaaataaataaaaaaatcttaaaactctcCAATCATTTTCCAGCCTTTTTAAAGCCATCTTCCTTACTACTGCCCAGAGGGCTCTGTCTGCTCTGGCACCTTCTACCTGttctgaatttactttttttttcttttacagattttatctttaagtaatctctacacccagtgtggggctcaaactcacaacctcgagatcaggACTCACAAGctccactgacagagccagccaggtgtccctgagttCATTTATTGACCCTTTTCCCTCCTTCATTCCTGGATTCCCGGATCACTCTGATGCCCCTGTGTGGGCTCACTGATTCATTCAGCATATTTGCTGAGATCATAGTATGCGATCACTGCACAGAGTAAGAGAAACAGCGGCGAGCCCAGACAATCCTGCCTGCACAGAGCAGCCGCTGTCATCAGGGAGGGACAGCCAACAGCagacaaaatgaaagagaatgacGAGCAAGGTAAGTGGGGAGTCGGGTGGTCAGAGCAGGCCTCTTGGACGAGGTAATATTTAGACAGAGATTCAGAGGAGGAGCTGGAAAAGAGGGTATTCTAGGCAGAAGGAGCAGTGGGTACGTCAAAGGTCAGGAAACGAGCTTGGTGGGTTCTAGGACAGCGAGGAGGACGATGTAACCAGAGAGGAAGGAATTGAGGACAAGTGGTGGGAGATGAGGGCAGGAAAATAAGCAAGCACATTCACAGGCCACGGTGAAGACCTTGGATTTTACTCCTAGGGAGAAGCCAGCAtaagagagttttaaaaaggaaCGATATTTCTGGTTTCTGTGTATTGAGCTCTCTGACCACAGCAGGGAAATGGTTTGGAGGGAAGGCAACCCAGCGTGGAGGATTTGAGAATGGAGAGAAGGACCTGGATACAAACACCCAATCataatgttgtacacctgaaactaacagaatgTCAAATTCTAACAATAAGAAAAGGCACCTGGATTTGGGACCCATTTTGTGGGTAGAACTTGGTGGAGGTGCTGAGGGatgagtgtgagtgtgagagaaggaaagacattAAGCTCAATTCTCCAGTGTTGAGCCTATTAGGCGCACAGAGGGCTTATTTGCTGAGCTGAGGGCTCTTTGATGAGCTGTGGAAGACTGCGGGAGATCAGGGTTAGGAGGAGTGGGAACTGAGGAGTGAGATCCAACTGGGGACTGTCAAAGATGTCAAGGAGGATGTTCTCTTTCTCCAATCAAGTGGGCTAATctctggcctcagggcctttgcactgccaGTTCTCTTTCCCATTGGGGGATGGTGGATAAAGGCCTCCCCAAATCCTCATGTAAGGGGCTTTTCTGGCCttggctcaaatgtcaccttcttggCGTCTTCCCCAATCACCTGTCGCTTCAAATAAGGCCACCTCCCCCTCCATCCCACCCCTACCTAAAAGACACATCATCATTTTGGCATCCTCAATAGCACTTACCACTATTGTGGTTAGCTTTCTAGCTCCCCAAACTGTGGACTCCAAGAGGGCAGGGTCTGCATCTTGTTCACTGATAAGTCTGAAATGCcaaacacagagcccaacgtATAGTATAGACTCCGTAAGTTGTAGAATGCCTGCTTAAAAGAGTCCCCTTGGACCAGACCCTGCGCAGCGCTAGGAGGATCCATGAGATACAGACCCCACCTTTGAGGGTCTCACAGTCttgatggagggaaagagaggtcAGCCTTGGATCCCAGAGGAGGTCCCTTACCCagaggaaggtcagaggaagcTTCCCAGAAGAAGCGACAGCTGCAACGGCCTGCAGGGTTACGCAGCATGTGGAGGAGGCTCTGGAGACCTGAGAGGTACGGACAGCGATCACTAAACCATTCGACGAGAGACGCTCAGGGACAGAAACTATTTGACATTTCCTGATGACTCGAATCCTGTCCAAAGGCGACGTCTAAGAAGCCACCCTCCTTCCCAGAAGGGACAGAAACGAATGGGAAAGCGCCGCGCAACGCGGTGGGTCTCCAGCAGGCGGCAGTGAAAGTAGGAATCGTTATTCATCTCAGGCTTGGTAAAACACGAGACAAGGAATAGCGGCTCCTCGCAGCTTCCGTATTACGGAACGCACGCGCAAATATGGCCGCGCCCTGGATTATGGGACTCAAAGAAGGTCATGTGACTAAGCTACTTCCCGTTCCCCTCTGCTGGTTTTCCCGAGCCCTACTTCCTGTACTATCGTACAGAGCGCGTGCTGGGGTTTAGTGCGTTTGGAGGCCGCTGGAGGCCTGGCCTGGGACGGCTGTGATCTGGGAGTGCGGCCTCAGGAACATGGAGGGTCCTCCGGAAGGGAAGGCACCCGCGGCGGCGCTGGCCGCTGTGCTGAAGCACAGCTCGGCGCTGCCCTCCGAGAGCTCCCAAGTCCGAGGTTACGACTTCAACCGCGGCGTGGACTATCGTGCGCTACTGGAGGCCTTCGGCACCACTGGCTTCCAGGCCACCAACTTCGGGCGCGCCGTGCAGCAAGTCAACGCCATGGTGAAGCCTGGGGCGGAACTTCCTGCATCGAGGGGGTGTGGCGTAGGGTAGCGGCAATGCAGTACTCGGAGGGGGCGGGGCTCCCTTGAGAAGGAGGAGTGTCCTTTGTTGGGCGGTCCAATAATTGGAGAGAGGCGGGACCCATTCTGGGcggcagtttctttctttttttttttttttttaaagattttttatttatttatttgacagagagagagatcacaagtagacggagaggcaggcagagagagagagagagggaagcaggcttcttgctgagcagagagcccgatgcgggactcgatcccaggaccctgagatcatgacctgagccgaaggcagcgggttaacccactgagccacccaggcgccccaagggcgGCAGTTTCTGTGCTGGGGAGAGGACGTTGtctccccgcccccggcccccatCCCCATAGCATTCTACAATCAGGATGAGGTTGGGACTGATTCTAGATAGGAGGCGAGTGAAAGTGTTCTGAACTGTGCGGTTGAGGATCCTAAGTCAGGcttggatttgatttttttttttttttaagattttatttatttgacagacagagatcacaagtaggcagagagaggaggaagcaggctccccactgaccagagagcccgatgtggggcttgatcccaggaccctgggatcatgacctgagccgaaggcagaggctttaacccactgagcctcccaggcgcccctcggatTTGTTTTTTCCATCGGGGAAGGGGACCGGGCCTGCAAAGGTCGTGCTCTCCAATTCCTTGAAAAGGGGGTAAAACCTGAGCGTGTGCCTTGAGATTTGGGCTGTGAATGGGGCGGAGCCTGCACAAAAGGCGTTCGTTCCCTGGCTACAGGTATTCCAGGTAGAAGTGGTAGGTGCTAGGGTTTGGGGCCAGAGGGTAACTTGACTCTACCCTTACACCTAGATAGAGAAGAAACTGGAGCCGCTGTCACAGGATGAAGACCACCATGCAGACCTGACCCAGAGCCGGCGCCCACTTACTGGCTGTACCATCTTTCTGGGCTACACATCAAACCTCATCAGTTCAGGCATCCGTGAGACCATCCGTTACCTCGTGCAGCACAACATGGTGGGGACCTCATGGGGTTGTGGCCTTGGCCTTTCTAGGTCTTAGGGCAATAAAATTACTGGTGATTTAAATGACATAGGGAGATAGGGTCAGTTTTAAGCAGAGGGACACGATCTACTTTTGCTGTAGAGCTTTCCCCAAGGGTCACTGGGTTAGTATTGGGAGCTCTACCTGGGGCGAGGGCAGGGACCCTCTTCCTGGGCCAACCTCCCTGACTTACGGCTGCAGGTGGACGTCTTAGTGACCACAGCTGGCGGCGTGGAGGAAGATTTTATCAAGTGCCTGGCACCCACGTACCTGGGCGATTTCAGTCTCAGGGGGAAGGAGCTACGTGAGAACGGGATCAACAGGTTGGGGGCCCTGAGTGGTGCTGAGcaagggagctgggctgggggtcCTGGGGCCTGATGCCCACATGCCTCGTGTTCACAGGATTGGAAACTTACTGGTGCCCAACGACAATTACTGCAAGTTTGAGGATTGGTTGATGCCCATTCTGGACCAGATGGTGCTGGAGCAGAACACGGAGGTGGGGCAGGAGCGACCTAGGCGCTGGCATGGTAGGAGTCGGGGCAGGCACTGTAGGCTGAAGTCATTGTCTCCTCCTAGGGTGTGAAGTGGACACCTTCCAAGATGATTGCCCGGCTGGGCAAGGAGATCAACAACCCAGAATCGGTGTATTACTGGGCCCAGAAGgtgaggggctgggtggggcccGGATACCAGGCCTCGGTGTGTATTTCCTTGTTTCACCTTCATAGACCCCTGGAGAGTCCGTTCCTCATCTCCACTCTGAGATGTGGAATCCGACACAGAGCTTAGGTGGTTTGTCTGAGGCTGCACAGCCACTGAGTGTGACCTTGGGATCCTAGCTCGTTTCCTAGACCTGGGATCAGTTGGGGCAACCGTCATGGGGTGGGGCGTCTGGTCCCATGCTCCTCCAAGGCGGGGGTCCGGCCGAGTAGCGAGAACTGCCGTTCTTTGTCAGACACCATCCTTCGTGCTTTGTGATTTCCTCACTTAACGCTTCTTCGTCCATGAGGGAGGTGTTGtgtccattttacagttgaggaaactgaggcccagaaaactTAAGCACTCTGCCCAGAATCAGGCAAAGAGGAGGGGATGCCACTGGGAGAGGGACCAGCCCGCCGCCACTGGGCTCTGAGCTCCAGTCACTCTTGTCTTGCTGTTCCCCAGAACCACATCCCCGTGTTGAGCCCAGCGCTCACAGATGGCTCCCTGGGTGACATGATCTTCTTCCATTCCTACAAGAACCCAGGCTTGGTCCTGGACATCGTTGAGGGTGAGGCGCTGGGGCCACacgggagcaggggaggagggctggcTGGGTCCACAGCCTGACCATAGCACTCTTCTCCAGACCTGAGGCTCATCAACACGCAGGCCATCTTTGCCAAGCACACTGGGATGATCATCCTGGGTGGGGGTTTGGTCAAGCACCACATTGCCAACGCCAACCTCATGGTGAGTGGAGACGGGGCACCCGGTCCCTAGTGAGGGTGGACACGGGCTTGCCATGCAGCCATGCCTGTGCGCTAGCCTGTGCCATGTGCCGGGGAGACAGCTGTGGACTAGACAGGCCAGGATCCCCGTCCTCCTGGACTGATGTTCTAGCCAGGGAGACAGGCAGCGAACAAGTGACATGCATGTCACATGGCAGCTCCTGTGGGAAAAAAACGAGGGATGACAAGATGGCAAGAGAAATGACGTTCTGGGAAAGACAGCCAGTAAGTACAGAAAATGGCCAGTGCAAAGGCTCTGGGGTGCCTGAATTAAGTCCAGAGACAGTTAGGAGGCCGCTGAAGGGGAGCGGAGGTGACCAGCAGCAGGAGCCAGGCCTCCAGGGCTGCCACTTGGGAGCTCACAGGCGCCCTCTGGCATccgtgggggatggggtaacatggggggttgggtgaggacTGATGGGGCCTTGATCAGAGTGGGTGTCATCTTTGTGTTTGGTGGCAGCTCTGCCCATCAACCCTACCAAacccccaccttgtgctctgCTCATGCATGGGCGTGGGGCCCTTTCCTATGGAGTGGGGGGCCGCTCCGGGCTTCCTGCACGCAGAACACAGCCCTTGGCCTCTTAGCTAGTGCTCCCCCTTCCCCGCCATGTCCAGTGACTGGCTGACCAGCTCCCCCTGCCCTTGGCTCTCCCCACAGCGGAACGGGGCTGACTACTCTGTCTATATCAACACGGCCCAGGAGTTTGATGGCTCGGACTCTGGTGCCAGGCCGGATGAAGCTGTCTCCTGGGGCAAGATCCGGGTGGATGCACAGCCTGTCAAGGTGAGGGCCGGTCAGGCGGCTGGGGCGCACAGTCTCCCAGAGTGCAGCCGCGAGCCCTATGGTTCACTCACGTCCCCTCTGCAGGTCTACGCCGACGCCTCCCTCATCTTCCCCCTACTTGTGGCTGAAACCTTTGCCCAGAAGAGAGATGCCTTCATGCCCGAGAAGAATGAGGACTGAATGGCTATGGCTCAGGGAAGTCTCCCCTCTCCTGTATTTATTAGCTTGCAAACctggtcccttcctccctccttcgtCAGCCATGTGTCTAAAATAAATGGTCTCCATGATCCTTTTGAGTCCGTGTCCATGTCTTTGGTGGTGGTGGGTCCCCCACCTTCACCCAGTGCCACCATCAGCCTCATAAGCCTCCTCCCGCCAGCACTGGACGCTGCCCCCCGTGGCGGTCAGCAGGCAGGGCTCCGTGGGGTGGAAGGCCAGCGACTGTACCACGCCGGGACCCACAGGAAGGGCCAGTGTCAGGGCACCCTGTGGAGGGAAAGGGTGGGAAGTGGTTATCAGTGCGTCCTTCTCCCTTGACCTTCAGCCACCCGCCGCTAACTGCTTGCCAGGCACTGCAAACCTCAGCTGCCCCAAAATGAACTCCTGAGTTGCTCTATCTTTTGGAGCACATGTGGCTCAGGCCAAACGTCCTGGGAGTCTTCTTCTTTCACACCTCCCACCCGTTTATGAGCAAGTGCTCCTGGCGCGGCCTTTAGACCATGTCTCGATCCACATCCACAGTCACCACCTTGCTCCAATGCTGTCTTGTCCTGGCTTCTCCGCCTTGCTGCTATCTGGGCTCTAGGGGCCCACGGGGCAGCCTCTGTGCTCACTTCCTTCATCAGCCTGCAGTCCCCGCTCAACGCATCTGGtcccttaagcaggctccaaatTGCTCTTCCCATTTCAAAAATGTTCCTCCATACGCTTCCCCGCTCAGGGTGACTTTGTCTGGTAGACTCTCGTGAAGTAAGCAGAACACTGGCGCGTTCTCAGTTGCCAGAGAGAGCTGGGTCCGCAAgtctccgccccccacccccagcttcctccATTCTATTAGGGGCATTACTTGCCCTGGCCAAGCCCCAGCCCTGACCCCATGAGGTCAGAATAATAGTCTGTTTCCAGTCTGACCTTCCCACCAGGCCAAGACCTATCAAGACAGGGCTCACGGGGTTTGGGACTAGAAACCATGGGGATGCTCAGAGGTAGCTCAGGGTTTCTGAACTATAACCCCATCTCAGTGGGGGTCTGATGCGGCTGTTGGCCCCAGTTCCAAGGTCAGCTGGGCTTGCGTGACCTGCTGCTGCCACCAACCCACAGTACCTTTGTCTCCTGACCCAAGTGGGCCACACCTCCAAGCCTTAGCACACATGTTCCCTTTGCCAGGAATGcccttcctgttttctcttttcactcaCTCCTGCAAGCCCCCAGCTCTAATAGCATTCCCCTTTGCAGGTGTGGGAGTGacagaggaaaagacagaggaCGCTCACCTCCACCAGGTCCCAGAAGTACACCTTCCCATCCTCAGAGCCGCTGACCACGTGTGTGTCACGCTCACTCAGACAGCAGTCCAGCTTGTACTCCTGGTTCTTATGGCCCGTGtacctgggggtgggaggggtcagGAGGGTCTGGGTCCTAGcagagggttttgggggggggggctccacgACCCCGAGGACTCACTCGCCCAGCAGCTCCCCTGTGTCCTTGTCTAGAAGCCGCAACGTGGAGtccaggctggagaccagggtgCACTGCCCGTCCCGACTAAAGCAGGTACAGGTGATGGGgcctgggggatggggatgggcgCAAGTGGGTGAGGCTGGGGCCCCCTTTGCTGCCCCCAACTGGCCCTGCCTGCCCCACAGTCCCGCCACACTTACTGCCCACATAGTCTGAGAAGAGCTGCCCCAATCTCAGGTCATAGCGCCTCACCCGGCCATCCACGGAGCTGCAAGAGGATGGATCCAGCTGAAGCATCAACTGGGGCCAGGAGGTCCATGGCTCCAGTCCCTGGATTCTCCCTGACCCCGCCAGgaccccggggggggggggggctgggctTGCCCTTCCTGTGCACCCTTCGCTGTCATGCTCACACTCAAAGCTAGACATGGGAAATAAACACTGAAATGAGTTCTTAAGTGGAATTCCCAGGCACTGGTTTTGAGACGGACACCCAGGGCCAATCAGGACCTACTCTATGGGTTTCTGATAGGCACTGAGCTGCCTCTCTGGGTTAGTCCTTGGGACACAGCTGCAACAAAGTCAGAGCACGTTCTGCCACCAGAGCCTTACTGACTGAGAGTAATCTaggaaggcctccctgaggaggtgacCTCTCAACTGGGACTTTAAGGATAAGGAGACAAACATGTGTGGTCCAGGAGATGATGTGTGGGAACAGACCAGCCAATAGTCTGGGGAGCCCTGCTTGGGAATTGTCATTGTTTGCCTCTTGCAACTAGAACATCAGCCTGATGTGGGCCGAGATTTTCCCCTATTTCAATAACTGCTGTGTGTTTCCCAACAAAAAAAGTGGTATGCAAGAGAGGCTCAAAAACACTCTGAGTAAGGAGAAAGGGAGTCCCGGCGGAGAAAGAGCAACTGCAAAGGTCTGGAGGTGAGAGCATGCTTGGcatattaaaagaaatgagaCGTGGAATGAATAAAAGCTAAAAGCTCAGCAGAGAGCACTGTGAAGGGCCTTGTGAGCTGAGGTGAGAAGAGCAGATTTTAATCTAAGTAGCAAGGCAGTGGTGATCCCCAGCAGGGCAGGAGTGAGGTCCTGGCTCCACTCACCCTGCCAGGACCTCATGGTCTGACACCTTCACACTGGATATGCCATCCCTGGCTTCGTCCAGCGTCTGCACTGGCTCAGGCCTCCGTGACCGGCAGTCCCAGCACCGTATGCTGGAATCGATAGAGCCTGTGAGGGCCAGCATGAAGTTGAGGTCACCTTTGGGTTGTGGGGGTTAGCACCCTGCCTAGGCCCCAGACTCACCAGACAAGATGACTGTGGCCTCTTCATTAAACTGGACAGTGTTCACCTTCTGAGAGATGGGAATTGTCACTCAGAGGAGGCTGGACATTGGAGGACTGGGATAAAGGCAGGGTTCTGGGTGCTGGTTAAAGCAAGAGCAAAGGaggggcatctgcctttggctcaggtcatgatcccaggatcctggaatcgggCCCCACTGAgacgggaacctgcttctctctttacccgccccactgcttgtgctctaataagtaaacaaaatcttttctttaagattttatttatttgtcagagagaaagcgagtgagcacaaacagggagagcagcagacagagggagaagcaggctccccactgaggtgggacttgatcccaggatccttggatcatgacctgagcccaaggcagccgcttaacaggctaagccacccaggtgtccctctaataagtaaataaaatcttaaaaaaatagaaagcagaggCTAGAGATAGGGAAGGTGAAAGATTTTGGGGAACATTGTATGCTGGGCCCCGAGGTGGGGGTGGtaatgggtgggggtgggagggttccCTGTCACCACCTACACGTCAATGCGGGTTTTCTCCACCATCCACGCTCTAATGAGGCCTCTTCTCGTTTGTACTCACCCCCGCGTGGCCCCGGAATTTACGCACCACCTGCCCCGATGCCACATCCCACAGCACCACCGCCTTGTCCCCGCCGCCGGAGCAGAGACTGCTGTTGTCAAAGGAGCTGGAGGGCAAAGGAGGGAAAATCAGTGCTGAACTCAGATCCCGGTCTCTGCATCCGTATCTCGGACTGGCTCCCGGCTCACCCGGCCGCATCCAGCACCTCGTAACCGTGGCCGCTGTACGTTCGCAGCAGCGTCCCCCGCAACGGATTCCACAGCTTCAGGGTCTTGTCGCTGCCGCACGTCAGACAGTAATTGCCATCCACTGGGAAACACCAGGAGGGGATTATAGGGCTGAGGACCTCAGAAGGCAGGAGAACCCGGAACGAAGAGGGAGCTCACCGTTAAATCGCACAGCTCGCACTGCCCCCTGTCCGCAGTCTAGCGTCTTCACCCGTTTTTGCGGCAGCTCCGGGCCCCGTGGTTTCGGCTCAGGGAAAGCCATTTGTTTCGGGTTCCCTTCCTCGCCTTACATCGGTCTGCATCAAGTCTGCATCGGTCTGCAACAAGGACTCCAAATCCTGTGGATCCACGCTCGGGTGTAACCTTATTGTCTTCCGTAGCCCACTTCCTATATCTCACTTCCGGTTCAAATATTTTGGCGTTTTTCGGGATGGTGTTTGGAATACTGAAACCTGATTCCAGCTTCTAGGTTTCTTTTCCCACTTCTTGTTTTCAAGAAACATTTCTGGTCTCTTCTAATTCTCTATCCCCCGGCTGGAAGGAGTCCTGGCCCCGCCCCTGGGAACGGAAGCTCGCAGCCTGTGGGTGTCACTCTAAAAGCCACCCTCCTTTTCCGCGCCGGAAGCTGCGACTCCTGCAGCGGAAGAGGCCCGACCTCGGGCCCGCCATGTCCACTAACAACATGTCGGACCCACGAAGGCCGAACAAAGTGCTGAGGTGAGGACCCCAACCTCACGGGAACAGGGCTCGGGTTGTGGGGCGAGGTCCAGGGAAGCGCTTGTCCACTTCGGGGGCGGGACTTTGAGTGCCTCTGACCCTTGAGCCTACCGCAGGTACAAGCCCCCGCCGAGCGAGTGTAACCCGGCCTTGGACGACCCGACGCCGGACTACATGAACCTGCTCGGCATGATCTTCAGCATGTGCGGCCTCATGCTCAAGGTGGGCAGCGCCGAGTTTCCTTCGGTGTAGCTCCGCCTGACCACGAAGCCCGTGGTGGGAGCGGATTCGGAATGGAGCCGGGCTGGCGctgagggggcggggcctgggcctggccgggggcggggctgcgGTGTTGCTCGGCGGAGAGAGCCAGAGCCGGAGGGGAAGCCGGGTTCAGGGTGGGTACCGGGGAGGTCGGCctgattttaaagtaatttggaGGGGACTCGTGGAGAAAGGATGGGGTTCTTAGCATCACGAGGCATGTCAAAGGCTACTCTTCTTAGGCCTGAGGGCATGTAGTGCTGTCAAGAAACGCAGGCCAAGAGGGTAGAACAAGAAACTGGGTACCTGGAGTAGGCTAGGGAGAATGGGACTGAGGGATTCTTGGGGATAAGATCCAGGTTGCATCGGGTGGAAACAGTGCGTTGGCACCCGTGTCTGGGAATGCCCCTATGGTGCCTCATTGGTGTGCCTGTCATTGACCGAATACCCCCATCCTCCTGCCTTTCCCCAGCTGAAGTGGTGCGCTTGGGTCGCTGTCTACTGCTCCTTCATCAGCTTTGCCAACTCCCGGAGCTCTGAGGACACTAAACAGATGATGAGTAGCTTCATGTGAGTCTAGGCTTAGAGAAGGAGGACTCGAGTAAGTGGCAGAGGGGGACCCAAGCCTACCCTTCCTGGACTGACACCTCTCTCCCCCTTCAGGCTGTCCATCTCTGCCGTGGTGATGTCATATCTGCAGAACCCTCAGCCCATGACGCCCCCCTGGTGATGTCAGTCAAGGACTACTCTGTACACCttcccccaggcctggcccctggcTGTTCGGCCCCTGCCCTCAGCTGCTGTCCTGGGCTTCTCTGAATGAGGCTGGATGGAGGGAACCTGACACTTCTGCTGGGCAGAGGAGAATTCCCTaggcctcccccacctgcctgcttCCTCATCCTGCCTGCTGCTGGGGGAGATGCTGTTCATGTTTCTACGTGTATTCACTCGTTTCTTTTGTTGAAACCAGTTAATAATAAAGTTTTGCATTCTGGCTGTGTTTTGGGAACCTCTCCTGTGGACTGTGGGTGCTcttcctggtgggggaggggctccagCCTGGAGCCTTCTGGTCGTGGTGGGTCACTTGCTTCTTTCACAAGCCTTGTGACCTCAGTCAGCTGCCCGAGGCAGAGCAGTGATCCCTGTCCTCTGGCAACTCAGCAGATGGGCTCTGCTGACCTCAGGAATGtgggctttcattttcttatcagaCAAATCGGATAATATCCGTGAACTGGATGGACTAGTAGGGATTGGGAAAAGCATGAAAGACTGAGTCCTCCCCCACCTGTCCCTCCTCACCTGAGTCCCATGGGTATTTCTTCCAGTCAGGCTGTGTACCTTCCATCCTTAGTACCCCAGGGGGCAGTTCCTCTATGCGTAATCCTCATAAAACAGAACAGGACCACCATTAGCCCCTGCACCATTAGACCCAAGCTAGGTCCCTCCAAGACCCTAGCCCTGAAGACCGACGGGACATCGTAGGATCCCAGGCACACATCCTCACCTCCTAAGCAAACTATACCCGGAGGAAAATCTGAAGACTTTTCGTCCACGGGGACAAAGGGCCACTCGGAGGCGGTGAGATATTAAAGGCTCCCCTGGCTAAACCAGCAGCCAAGGGTGGGCACGCCCAACGCCTCCCCACACTCCTAGTGTCCCCGAGGGCTAGTGAGAGCAAAGGGCTCAGTTCCTTGACTCGAAAGGcaccctggccccgcccccgccagcaGCCATTGGCTATGCAGGGTTCTAGGGGCGGGGTGTTTGCCCTGCCTTTGCAGGGCCCGGGAAGCCCCtggaggcggcggcggcagcggcggcggcggcggcggagccATGGGCGCAGACGCGCGGCCTTCGGGGGTCCGCGCTGGTGGTGGCGGCCGGGCCGTGGCAGGGCCCAAGACGGGCTCCCGCGCGCTGCAGCCACCGCTCccgcctctctccttcctttttttgttgttggtggccGCGCCCGGCGCTCGGGCCGCGGGATACGAGGTGAGCGCGGCCCGGGAGCGGAAGCGTACGCAAGCTGGAGCGAAGACCCCCGAGTAGGGTCCaggggtgtgggtgggtgtgttCTGTGGGTGCCTAGTGAATGGTTGTTAATATGACAGTGTGGTCTGAAGGCATGCTTTGCGCCATTGAAAGGTCTGGCTGTGTGAGTCTGAGAACAGGGCTTTCCGtacctgcttccttccttctgagtGGGTTTGCTGGAGT encodes the following:
- the WDR83OS gene encoding PAT complex subunit Asterix, whose product is MSTNNMSDPRRPNKVLRYKPPPSECNPALDDPTPDYMNLLGMIFSMCGLMLKLKWCAWVAVYCSFISFANSRSSEDTKQMMSSFMLSISAVVMSYLQNPQPMTPPW
- the DHPS gene encoding deoxyhypusine synthase; this encodes MEGPPEGKAPAAALAAVLKHSSALPSESSQVRGYDFNRGVDYRALLEAFGTTGFQATNFGRAVQQVNAMIEKKLEPLSQDEDHHADLTQSRRPLTGCTIFLGYTSNLISSGIRETIRYLVQHNMVDVLVTTAGGVEEDFIKCLAPTYLGDFSLRGKELRENGINRIGNLLVPNDNYCKFEDWLMPILDQMVLEQNTEGVKWTPSKMIARLGKEINNPESVYYWAQKNHIPVLSPALTDGSLGDMIFFHSYKNPGLVLDIVEDLRLINTQAIFAKHTGMIILGGGLVKHHIANANLMRNGADYSVYINTAQEFDGSDSGARPDEAVSWGKIRVDAQPVKVYADASLIFPLLVAETFAQKRDAFMPEKNED
- the WDR83 gene encoding WD repeat domain-containing protein 83; the protein is MAFPEPKPRGPELPQKRVKTLDCGQGAVRAVRFNVDGNYCLTCGSDKTLKLWNPLRGTLLRTYSGHGYEVLDAAGSFDNSSLCSGGGDKAVVLWDVASGQVVRKFRGHAGKVNTVQFNEEATVILSGSIDSSIRCWDCRSRRPEPVQTLDEARDGISSVKVSDHEVLAGSVDGRVRRYDLRLGQLFSDYVGSPITCTCFSRDGQCTLVSSLDSTLRLLDKDTGELLGEYTGHKNQEYKLDCCLSERDTHVVSGSEDGKVYFWDLVEGALTLALPVGPGVVQSLAFHPTEPCLLTATGGSVQCWREEAYEADGGTG